One window from the genome of Acidobacteriota bacterium encodes:
- a CDS encoding LacI family transcriptional regulator has product MAGRNHSSTSRNGNGDRVTLKHLAKHLDLSPTTISVVISDSPLAATIAEKTKQRIWEAVRQFNYRPNVFARYLHGKRTYCVAVLVPDIGDEFSSSLISGIEKRLAQQGYFYFVVSHRGAPELIEKSPDTLLDRGVEGMIFINTPLGRRLPVPVVAVSDITEAPDVSSIVIDNARAARLALKHLRSLGHRTIAFFRGPEGNGDTDDRWESVQKAAADLKIPIAPRLTRSLGKYPECNNTTMADLGYHAAKELLKASRDFTALVAFNDGSAIGAIRAFRDAGLKVPKDVSVIGFDDIDQAAFNVPRLTTIRQPLIRMGELAASTLIKRIENSEEKSREILVEPMLVVRESTRALAAGAKKTPISNSQGHNAVGE; this is encoded by the coding sequence ATGGCGGGAAGAAATCATAGTTCTACCTCCCGTAATGGGAACGGCGATCGAGTAACGCTCAAGCATCTCGCCAAACATCTGGATCTCTCGCCCACCACCATCTCCGTCGTGATCAGCGACTCTCCTCTGGCTGCCACCATTGCAGAAAAGACGAAGCAACGAATTTGGGAGGCGGTGCGGCAGTTCAATTACCGACCCAACGTCTTTGCCCGGTACTTGCATGGAAAACGCACTTACTGTGTCGCCGTGCTGGTCCCGGATATCGGCGACGAATTTTCGTCATCGCTGATTAGCGGCATTGAGAAACGTCTCGCACAACAGGGATACTTCTACTTCGTTGTCAGCCACCGCGGCGCACCGGAGCTGATTGAGAAATCGCCCGACACGCTGTTGGATCGCGGTGTCGAGGGCATGATCTTTATCAACACTCCACTCGGGCGGCGGCTACCTGTACCCGTGGTTGCGGTTTCTGACATCACGGAAGCTCCCGACGTGAGCAGTATCGTCATCGACAACGCTCGCGCCGCCCGTCTAGCTCTAAAGCATCTTCGCTCGTTGGGACATCGTACGATCGCATTCTTCCGTGGTCCTGAGGGCAACGGCGATACGGACGATCGCTGGGAGAGCGTGCAGAAAGCTGCCGCGGACCTCAAGATCCCGATCGCGCCGAGATTGACCCGCAGTCTTGGCAAGTATCCCGAGTGCAATAACACCACGATGGCCGATTTGGGATACCATGCAGCCAAAGAGCTGTTGAAGGCTTCACGCGATTTCACAGCGCTCGTTGCTTTCAATGATGGTTCAGCCATCGGAGCGATCCGGGCATTTCGCGATGCCGGCCTGAAGGTTCCCAAAGACGTGTCGGTGATCGGCTTCGATGATATCGACCAAGCCGCCTTCAACGTTCCCCGATTAACGACCATTCGCCAGCCGCTGATCCGGATGGGTGAGCTGGCGGCCAGCACGCTAATCAAGCGGATCGAAAATTCTGAAGAAAAGTCCCGTGAAATCCTGGTGGAACCTATGCTCGTCGTGCGTGAATCGACGCGCGCTTTGGCAGCCGGCGCAAAAAAGACGCCAATCAGTAACTCGCAAGGTCACAACGCCGTCGGCGAGTAG